In Deltaproteobacteria bacterium, a single window of DNA contains:
- the rpsQ gene encoding 30S ribosomal protein S17 has product MSETKINEKKVRRSLIGTVLSDKADKTVVVSVVRRYKHPVYGKFVNKKKKFMAHDPGNTCRIGDRILIVESRPLSKRKRWVVRKIIEKVVI; this is encoded by the coding sequence ATGTCTGAAACAAAGATAAACGAAAAAAAGGTTAGAAGATCCCTGATCGGGACCGTCTTGAGCGACAAAGCGGACAAAACGGTCGTTGTATCAGTTGTTCGTAGATATAAGCATCCCGTTTACGGAAAGTTTGTGAACAAAAAGAAGAAATTTATGGCTCATGACCCAGGAAATACCTGTCGTATCGGGGACCGCATACTTATCGTGGAATCCCGTCCGCTAAGCAAACGAAAAAGGTGGGTAGTTCGGAAAATTATAGAAAAAGTGGTCATATAA
- the rplN gene encoding 50S ribosomal protein L14 — MIQQESRLQVADNSGAKVVSCIRVLGGTRRRYAGVGDIIVVAVKDAIPNAKVRKGDVAKAVIVRTKKPIVRPDGSLIRFDDNAAVLIQPTREPVGTRIFGPVARELRAKRFMKIVSLAPEVL; from the coding sequence ATGATTCAACAAGAAAGTAGGCTTCAAGTTGCTGACAATTCCGGAGCGAAAGTAGTAAGCTGCATACGTGTTCTTGGGGGAACGCGAAGGCGTTACGCAGGAGTAGGAGATATTATTGTCGTTGCCGTAAAGGATGCCATCCCTAATGCAAAGGTCAGAAAGGGAGACGTTGCAAAAGCTGTTATTGTTCGTACAAAAAAACCTATTGTACGTCCTGATGGATCCTTAATCCGATTTGATGATAATGCCGCAGTTTTGATACAGCCAACTCGTGAACCTGTAGGCACTCGCATATTCGGGCCCGTAGCACGTGAGCTGAGGGCGAAAAGATTTATGAAGATAGTCTCTCTTGCACCCGAGGTTCTTTGA
- the rpmC gene encoding 50S ribosomal protein L29: MKSIRDEGSDEILRKITELRHELFNLRFQLETHQLENPMRIRKVRKSIARMETVIRERALAPKQEAR; encoded by the coding sequence ATGAAGTCAATCAGAGATGAAGGGTCTGATGAGATTTTACGTAAGATCACTGAACTGAGACACGAACTATTCAATCTCAGGTTCCAGCTCGAAACCCATCAGCTCGAAAACCCTATGCGCATACGTAAGGTTCGGAAATCCATCGCTCGCATGGAAACCGTTATCCGTGAAAGAGCGCTCGCGCCAAAACAAGAAGCAAGATGA
- the rplX gene encoding 50S ribosomal protein L24 — MKTSRKKTYLNIHDRVEVICGRDRGKIGKIISIDPAKEKIRVEGVNIVKRHTKPGPRIKGGIIEKEAPIHISNVLLICPKCTKSVRIGKKILDDGTKVRICKKCGEVIRSEARK; from the coding sequence ATGAAAACATCGAGAAAAAAAACCTATCTCAATATTCATGACAGGGTCGAGGTTATATGCGGCCGTGACAGAGGAAAAATAGGAAAGATAATCTCTATTGATCCTGCGAAAGAAAAGATTCGTGTTGAAGGTGTCAATATTGTAAAAAGACATACTAAGCCTGGTCCGCGAATCAAGGGTGGAATTATTGAAAAGGAAGCTCCCATTCATATTTCGAACGTTTTGCTCATATGTCCTAAATGTACTAAATCAGTAAGGATTGGGAAAAAGATTCTTGATGATGGGACAAAGGTGCGGATTTGCAAGAAGTGTGGAGAAGTAATTAGGTCGGAGGCCAGGAAGTAG